A stretch of the Malus domestica chromosome 08, GDT2T_hap1 genome encodes the following:
- the LOC103450634 gene encoding uncharacterized protein — protein MNGYKEDTSFCYFHPKELVVGVCSLCLTERLLILASKKGHHHHRHHVSSVGSGSAHKNPNGMHKKAPISLPKIFAFSSLLNRQGKPDDGPDQEASTSQEDSFISIKFEDNGVASWEKNKVSKVSLDHCNMSWNHNLSKEAKETKEAKDSKSVIEHGKSHIPLRWRKRIGHLAQLIRWKRSNKGSVCHVGNKAEGVKVRKGWIRNLTKRRGAME, from the exons ATGAATGGGTACAAAGAAGACACCTCCTTTTGCTATTTCCACCCCAAAGAGCTGGTTGTGGGGGTCTGCTCCCTCTGCCTGACTGAGAGGCTTCTAATCTTGGCTTCCAAAAaaggccaccaccaccaccgccaccatgTCTCATCCGTCGGAAGCGGCAGTGCCCATAAAAACCCAAATGGTATGCACAAGAAGGCACCCATTAGCCTCCCCAAGATCTTTGCTTTCAGCTCTCTCCTCAATCGGCAGGGGAAACCAGACGACGGCCCAGATCAAGAGGCTTCCACCAGCCAAGAAG ACTCATTCATATCAATCAAGTTTGAAGACAATGGAGTGGCCTCATgggaaaagaacaaagtgtctAAGGTCTCTCTAGATCATTGCAACATGTCCTGGAATCACAACCTGAGCAAGGAAGCCAAGGAAACAAAGGAGGCAAAGGATAGCAAGAGCGTGATAGAGCACGGGAAATCCCACATCCCGCTCAGGTGGCGGAAGAGGATTGGTCACTTGGCCCAGCTCATCAGATGGAAGAGGTCGAACAAGGGCAGTGTGTGTCATGTCGGCAACAAGGCGGAGGGAGTCAAGGTAAGGAAGGGTTGGATAAGAAACCTGACAAAGAGGAGAGGGGCCATGGAATAA
- the LOC103450633 gene encoding protein PLASTID MOVEMENT IMPAIRED 1 — protein MAAEISSGSRRNSNTQLLEELEALSESLYTSHTSSTSTRRTASLVLPRSSVPPIPSKDGVVPPSVEEIRLNNKPRRRMSLSPWRSRPKLTNDEEDEHKDQGKKAVKYNSPELRSLDDKATAIIERKGIWNWKPVRAISHIGMQKLSCLFSVEVVTAQGLPTSMNGLRLSVCVRKKETKDGAVQTMPSRVTQGAADFEETLFVRCHVYCSSAHGKKTKFEPRPFWVYLFAVDAEELDFGRSTVDLSQMIQESIEKSREGQRIRQWDTSFKLLGKAKGGELALKLGFQIMEKDGGVGIYSQVEDLKSSKSNNFTSSFGRKQSKTSFSVPSPKLSSRGEAWTPSQARKAVDLQGIDELNLDEPNPVPISSPSSSSAAQKPKEPEVPKVEELDLPDFEVVDKGVEFQDKGKEYGEEQSEKSVGEKSATSSEVVKEIVQDHVHTTRLTELDSIAQQIKALESLMGKEKIDEKDEEDEDIKSQKLEADEENVTKEFLQMLEEEEILNEYKLNQSDVPPFALEGAEESGEGEAAAVYLPDLGKSLGSVVQTRDGGYLASMNPFDTLVARKDTPKLAMQISKPFVLPWDQSMSGFELFQRIAGIGLDELNSQIMNLMALDELMDKTAEQIAFEGIASAIIQGRNKEGASSSAARTIAAVKTMANTLSTGRKERISTGIWNVNENPLTLEEILAFSMQKIEAMALEALKIQAEMAEEEAPFEVSPTNNSFTNSSGAKVLQNHPLASSISLEDWIKNHSLASSEGLQDENQPETITLAVIVQLRDPLRRYEAVGGPMIALIYATRADGAVNEEEKRFRVTSMHVGGLKVRTKGGKRNAWDSERQRLTAMQWLISYGLAKAGARKKGKHHVASKGQDLLWSISSRMMANMWLKYMRNPDVKFTK, from the coding sequence ATGGCAGCTGAAATTTCGTCCGGCAGCCGAAGAAATTCCAACACTCAGCTCCTGGAAGAGCTCGAAGCACTGAGTGAGTCACTCTACACATCCCACACTTCGAGCACTAGTACTCGAAGAACTGCCTCCCTTGTCCTTCCTCGAAGCTCGGTTCCTCCCATACCATCTAAAGATGGAGTTGTTCCGCCGAGTGTTGAGGAGATTAGACTCAATAACAAACCGCGAAGGCGGATGTCTTTGTCCCCATGGCGCTCCCGCCCAAAACTTACTAATGATGAGGAAGATGAGCATAAGGATCAAGGCAAGAAGGCCGTGAAATATAATTCACCGGAGCTAAGAAGCTTGGATGACAAGGCAACTGCCATCATAGAGAGAAAAGGTATCTGGAATTGGAAGCCGGTTCGCGCTATTTCCCACATTGGAATGCAGAAGCTGAGCTGCTTATTTTCTGTTGAAGTTGTCACTGCACAAGGCCTTCCAACTTCAATGAATGGCCTTAGACTTTCTGTCTGCGTTAGAAAGAAGGAAACAAAAGACGGAGCAGTTCAAACAATGCCGTCAAGGGTGACACAAGGAGCTGCTGATTTCGAAGAGACCCTTTTCGTTCGGTGCCATGTTTATTGCAGCTCCGCCCATGGAAAAAAGACAAAGTTTGAGCCGAGACCCTTTTGGGTATATTTGTTTGCAGTTGATGCAGAGGAGCTTGATTTTGGGAGAAGTACTGTGGATTTGAGTCAGATGATTCAGGAGTCCATTGAGAAGAGCCGTGAAGGCCAACGAATTCGACAATGGGATACGAGTTTTAAACTGTTAGGGAAGGCGAAAGGCGGTGAGCTTGCTCTGAAACTAGGGTTTCAGATTATGGAGAAGGATGGAGGAGTTGGGATTTACAGTCAGGTTGAGGATTTGAAGTCTAGTAAGTCCAACAATTTCACATCTTCTTTTGGTAGGAAGCAATCGAAAACATCATTTAGTGTGCCTAGTCCAAAACTTTCAAGCAGAGGAGAAGCTTGGACACCTTCACAAGCAAGAAAAGCAGTTGATCTTCAGGGGATTGATGAACTCAACCTTGATGAACCGAACCCGGTTCCTATATcatcaccttcttcttcttctgcagctCAAAAGCCTAAAGAACCAGAAGTGCCAAAGGTGGAGGAGCTTGATCTGCCAGACTTTGAGGTAGTGGATAAAGGAGTTGAATTCCAAGACAAGGGAAAGGAATATGGGGAGGAGCAATCCGAAAAGTCTGTTGGCGAAAAATCAGCAACATCAAGTGAGGTTGTGAAGGAAATTGTGCAAGACCATGTTCATACAACAAGATTGACAGAACTTGATTCAATTGCTCAGCAGATTAAGGCTCTTGAGTCTTTGATGGGGAAAGAAAAAATCGACGAAAAAGATGAAGAGGATGAAGATATCAAATCACAAAAATTGGAGGCAGATGAAGAAAATGTGACAAAGGAGTTTCTTCAAATGCTTGAGGAGGAGGAGATCCTAAACGAATACAAATTGAATCAAAGTGATGTTCCACCTTTTGCCCTTGAAGGGGCAGAGGAATCTGGTGAGGGTGAAGCAGCAGCAGTTTACCTTCCTGATCTCGGAAAGAGCTTAGGGAGTGTGGTTCAAACCCGCGATGGAGGATATTTGGCATCCATGAATCCTTTTGATACTTTGGTAGCAAGGAAAGACACTCCAAAACTTGCCATGCAGATATCAAAGCCGTTTGTTCTGCCATGGGATCAGTCCATGAGTGGATTTGAATTGTTTCAAAGGATTGCAGGTATTGGACTTGATGAGCTGAACTCCCAGATTATGAATCTGATGGCATTGGATGAATTGATGGATAAAACTGCGGAGCAGATTGCTTTTGAAGGCATTGCGTCTGCAATCATTCAAGGAAGGAACAAAGAAGGTGCTAGCTCGAGCGCTGCAAGAACAATTGCTGCTGTTAAAACCATGGCAAATACATTGAGCACAGGCAGGAAGGAGAGGATTTCGACCGGGATTTGGAATGTGAACGAGAACCCTTTGACACTAGAGGAGATTCTAGCCTTTTCCATGCAGAAAATCGAGGCCATGGCGctcgaagctttgaaaattcaaGCTGAAATGGCTGAGGAAGAAGCCCCATTTGAAGTTTCACCAACGAACAATAGTTTCACAAATTCAAGTGGTGCAAAAGTACTTCAAAACCACCCTCTCGCTTCTTCAATATCGCTCGAGGATTGGATCAAAAACCACAGCCTGGCAAGTTCAGAAGGTTTACAAGACGAAAACCAGCCGGAGACAATTACACTGGCTGTGATTGTTCAGCTGAGGGATCCCTTAAGGCGATATGAGGCGGTTGGAGGCCCTATGATAGCGCTTATTTACGCAACGAGAGCTGATGGCGCCGTCAATGAGGAGGAGAAGAGATTCAGGGTGACAAGCATGCATGTGGGAGGATTGAAAGTGAGGACAAAAGGGGGAAAGAGGAATGCGTGGGACAGTGAGAGGCAAAGGCTAACTGCAATGCAGTGGCTAATTTCTTATGGATTGGCGAAAGCTGGTGCGAGGAAGAAGGGCAAACATCATGTGGCATCCAAAGGTCAGGATTTGTTGTGGAGCATTTCATCAAGAATGATGGCTAATATGTGGCTCAAGTATATGAGAAATCCAGATGTAAAATTTACCAAGTGA
- the LOC103450636 gene encoding long chain acyl-CoA synthetase 9, chloroplastic-like, with the protein MGPYIVGAFIPLLVTIIVQKSKKAKQRGVAVDVGGEPGYAIRNHRYTAPVQTLWETVTTLAELFEQSSKRFQDKCLLGTRALIAREVEVSKDGRSFEKLHLGDYEWLTYGKAFEVVCNFASGLAQLGHQREERVAIFADTREEWFIALQGCFRRNVTVVTIYASLGEEALCHSLNETEVTTVICGQKELKKLLHISGQLDTVKRIICLDDEIPSSASSVESRWQITSFEDVEKLGRENPVDADLPLPADIAVIMYTSGSTGLPKGVMMTHANVLAVVSAVMTIVPGLGSKDVYLAYLPLAHILELAAENVMVAVGSSIGYGSPLTLIDTSSKIKRGTRGDATALAPTVLTAVPAILDRVRDGVLNKVNAKGGLAKRLFHLAYARRLSSVNGSWFGAWGLEKFLWDLLVFRKVRAVLGGHVRFILSGGAPLSGDTQRFINICIGSPIGQGYGLTETCAGGTFSEFDDTSVGRVGAPLPCSFIKLIDWAEGGYLKIDTPMPRGEIVIGGPNVTLGYFKNEEKTRESYKVDEKGMRWFYTGDIGRFHADGCLEIIDRKKDIVKLQHGEYVSLGKVEAALSVCPFVDNIMLHADPFHSYCVALVVASRVTVEDWASKQGIAFTDFADLCSKSEAIKEVQASLVKEAKNARLEKFEIPAKIKLLSEPWTPETGLVTAALKLKRDVIRKAFSEDLSKLYAS; encoded by the exons ATGGGTCCTTACATTGTTGGTGCGTTTATTCCTCTGTTAGTAACTATAAtagttcagaaatcgaagaaagcGAAGCAACGGGGTGTGGCCGTTGATGTTGGTGGGGAACCCGGGTATGCAATCCGAAACCATCGGTATACTGCCCCAGTTCAAACACTATGGGAAACTGTTACAACTCTTGCAGAGCTTTTCGAGCAGTCATCCAAGCGGTTCCAGGATAAATGCCTTCTTGGAACCCGAGCATTGATTGCAAGGGAGGTTGAAGTATCAAAGGACGGAAGATCCTTCGAGAAGCTTCATTTGGGGGACTACGAATGGCTAACATATGGAAAGGCATTTGAAGTTGTATGCAACTTTGCTTCCGGTTTAGCTCAACTAGGGCATCAAAGGGAGGAGAGAGTGGCAATCTTTGCTGACACTAGAGAAGAGTGGTTTATTGCATTGCAG GGTTGTTTTAGGCGCAATGTCACTGTTGTTACCATATACGCATCTCTTGGGGAGGAGGCTCTATGTCACTCACTAAAtgag ACAGAAGTTACAACTGTGATTTGTGGGCAAAAAGAACTGAAAAAACTTCTACACATAAGTGGACAACTAGACACGGTAAAGCGAATCATATGTCTGGATGACGAGATTCCGTCTAGTGCCTCATCTGTTGAAAGTCGATGGCAAATCACTTCATTTGAGGATGTCGAGAAACTTGGCCGAGAAAACCCTGTTGATGCTGATTTACCTCTTCCAGCAGATATTGCCGTCATTATGTATACAAGTGGAAGCACTGGATTACCCAAG GGTGTAATGATGACACATGCTAATGTGCTAGCTGTAGTTTCTGCCGTCATGACCATTGTTCCTGGCCTTGGAAGCAAGGATGTTTATCTGGCATATCTTCCCCTCGCTCATATCCTTGAATTAGCAGCGGAG AACGTCATGGTTGCTGTTGGAAGTTCCATAGGGTATGGATCTCCATTGACCCTTATTGATACATCAAGTAAAATAAAAAGGGGAACAAGGGGGGATGCAACTGCGCTTGCACCAACTGTATTGACAGCTGTCCCTGCAATTCTTGACCGTGTTCGAGATGGAGTGCTCAATAAG GTAAATGCAAAGGGTGGACTAGCCAAGAGATTGTTTCACTTGGCATATGCTCGTAGGTTGTCTTCTGTGAATGGCAGTTGGTTTGGGGCTTGGGGCCTGGAAAAGTTTCTGTGGGACCTTCTTGTGTTTAGAAAGGTCCGTGCTGTTCTAGGAGGTCATGTTCGTTTTATCCTTTCTGGTGGTGCCCCACTCTCGGGTGATACTCAAAGATTCATCAACATTTGCATTGG TTCTCCAATTGGCCAAGGGTATGGCCTCACTGAAACTTGCGCCGGCGGGACATTCTCAGAGTTCGATGATACTTCTGTAGGTCGAGTTGGAGCTCCCCTTCCTTGCTCATTTATAAAG TTAATTGATTGGGCTGAAGGAGGATATCTGAAAATCGATACCCCAATGCCTCGTGGAGAGATAGTCATTGGTGGCCCAAATGTTACACTTGGTTATttcaaaaatgaagaaaaaacaaGAGAGTCATACAAG GTTGATGAGAAGGGAATGAGGTGGTTCTATACGGGTGACATAGGGCGATTTCATGCTGATGGTTGTCTTGAGATAATTGACCGTAAGAAGGATATAGTCAAACTTCAGCATGGGGAGTATGTCTCCTTAGGAAAG GTTGAGGCTGCTCTTTCAGTTTGCCCCTTCGTCGACAACATCATGTTGCACGCTGATCCTTTTCATAGTTACTGTGTGGCTCTGGTGGTGGCTTCTCGAGTCACAGTGGAAGATTGGGCTTCAAAGCAAGGAATCGCTTTTACTGATTTTGCAGACTTGTGTTCGAAATCAGAAGCCATAAAAGAAGTGCAAGCATCACTTGTAAAG GAAGCAAAGAATGCGCGTTTGGAGAAGTTTGAGATCCCTGCCAAAATCAAGTTGCTTTCGGAACCATGGACTCCAGAAACCGGCCTGGTCACTGCAGCCCTGAAGCTCAAGAGAGATGTCATTAGGAAGGCGTTCTCAGAAGACCTCTCCAAGTTATACGCTTCGTGA